Proteins co-encoded in one Bremerella sp. TYQ1 genomic window:
- a CDS encoding PIN/TRAM domain-containing protein translates to MALIVLRIVFILVAAGVGITVIQVDAFRSALQDQPFWAFVGVLILALAVIGIDIFVKNKRYDTISGVYFGLLVGLSLTYILGLITQVWFPADNPGAVTAHRALQLVIGMVLCYSCISLVLQTKDDFRFIIPYVEFAKEVKGPKPYVLDTSIVIDGRIADVVETGFFDNVLIMPRFVLAELQGIADSSDKLKRSRGRRGLDILNRLRNNEKVDLKIHDRETPDMEGQPVDMKLVLLAKLLEGKIVTGDYNLNKVAKLHNVEVINLNEIANALKPVFLPGEHLSVRIVKKGEEESQGVGYLDDGTMIVVEGGRDHINTQVRILVTSVLQTSAGRMIFGRYEGSEGSGPGGKQAHANTSA, encoded by the coding sequence GTGGCGCTGATAGTTCTCAGAATTGTGTTTATCTTGGTGGCCGCCGGCGTCGGCATCACCGTGATTCAAGTCGATGCGTTCCGTAGTGCGCTGCAAGATCAGCCATTCTGGGCGTTCGTCGGTGTCCTGATCTTGGCGTTGGCCGTGATCGGGATCGATATCTTCGTCAAGAATAAGCGGTACGACACCATTTCCGGCGTCTATTTCGGGCTGCTGGTGGGGTTATCGCTGACGTATATCTTGGGGCTCATTACCCAGGTTTGGTTCCCCGCCGATAACCCAGGGGCCGTCACAGCGCACCGTGCATTGCAGCTGGTGATCGGGATGGTACTGTGTTACAGCTGTATCAGTCTCGTTCTGCAGACGAAGGACGACTTCCGGTTCATCATTCCTTACGTCGAATTCGCCAAGGAAGTGAAGGGCCCCAAGCCGTACGTGCTGGATACCAGTATCGTGATTGACGGCCGCATCGCTGACGTCGTCGAGACAGGGTTCTTCGACAACGTGCTGATTATGCCGCGGTTTGTGCTTGCCGAACTGCAAGGCATCGCCGACAGCAGCGATAAGCTGAAACGAAGTCGCGGTCGCCGCGGGCTCGATATCCTCAATCGCCTGCGTAACAACGAGAAAGTTGATCTGAAGATCCACGACCGCGAAACGCCTGACATGGAAGGCCAACCGGTCGATATGAAGCTGGTCCTGCTGGCGAAGCTTCTGGAAGGAAAGATCGTTACCGGCGATTACAACTTGAACAAAGTGGCCAAGCTGCATAACGTCGAGGTGATCAACCTCAACGAGATCGCCAACGCATTGAAGCCTGTATTCCTGCCGGGCGAACATCTTTCGGTCCGGATTGTCAAAAAGGGTGAGGAAGAAAGCCAAGGCGTCGGTTACCTGGACGACGGCACGATGATTGTCGTCGAAGGGGGCCGCGATCATATCAATACGCAAGTTCGCATCCTGGTGACCAGCGTGCTGCAAACCAGTGCCGGCCGCATGATTTTCGGTCGCTACGAAGGAAGCGAAGGCAGCGGACCGGGCGGCAAACAAGCCCACGCCAATACTTCCGCTTAG
- the argS gene encoding arginine--tRNA ligase: MNILALLRARFKPVLQPMTDDVGPLLDMIRPAGDPKFGDYQANFAMGLAKKVGKNPRDLAAEVVEAVNVEDICETPEVAGPGFINLKLRDEWIQQQLAAAKTDPRIGIEKVAEPKTYIVDYSSPNVAKPMHVGHIRSTVIGDSLCRTLKFLGHNAISDNHLGDWGTQFGMIIYGYKHFAEKDAYQKAPVPELSRIYRVVRGLMDYFDAKKALPQLIDKLAERTTEYETAKKAPEPTDKAEAKKQKKEVGRFQSQIKDLNEEIESTQAKIAKTEEDPQLKKMADEHANISTAVLQETAKLHEGDAENIALWKEFLPFCEDEIKRVYERLNVTFDHQLGESFYHDRLAAVVEDFEKRGLAKESEGATCVFLDGFKAPMIIRKRDGAFLYSTTDLATIAYRMETWKPDAILYVVDFRQGDHFDKLFAATRLWGYTDIELKHVSFGTVMGDDGKPFKTRSGDTVGLEGLLDEAVSRANKIVAEQAAKSPEGESLSADDQKEISEIVGIASLKYGDLSQNRESDYKFSYDKMLALNGNTSTYMQYAYARVQSIFRKGGVNIDALRTSGAPIVLEHPAERQLAVAVLRFSEALDDVLIDYRPNYLTSYLFDQLAKSYSSFYDQCKVLEAGSEEQKNSRLLLCDLTARVIQQGLDLLGIQTVEKM; this comes from the coding sequence ATGAACATCCTTGCTCTGCTGCGTGCCCGGTTTAAGCCTGTGTTACAGCCGATGACCGATGATGTCGGTCCGCTGCTGGATATGATTCGTCCGGCCGGCGATCCGAAGTTCGGCGACTATCAGGCCAACTTCGCGATGGGCTTGGCGAAGAAGGTCGGCAAGAACCCGCGCGATTTGGCCGCGGAAGTGGTGGAAGCGGTAAACGTCGAGGATATCTGCGAGACGCCGGAAGTCGCGGGACCAGGCTTCATCAACTTGAAGCTGCGTGACGAGTGGATCCAGCAGCAGTTAGCCGCCGCGAAGACCGATCCGCGGATCGGCATTGAAAAAGTCGCCGAGCCAAAGACGTACATCGTCGACTATTCTTCCCCGAACGTCGCCAAGCCGATGCATGTCGGGCACATCCGTAGCACGGTGATCGGCGACTCGCTCTGCCGCACGCTCAAATTCCTGGGTCACAACGCGATTAGCGACAATCACCTGGGAGACTGGGGCACGCAGTTCGGGATGATCATCTACGGCTATAAGCACTTCGCCGAAAAGGATGCTTACCAGAAGGCGCCGGTTCCGGAGCTGTCGCGGATCTATCGCGTCGTGCGGGGGTTGATGGATTACTTCGACGCCAAGAAAGCGCTGCCGCAGTTGATCGATAAACTGGCCGAGCGGACCACCGAATACGAAACGGCCAAGAAAGCCCCAGAGCCAACCGACAAAGCGGAAGCGAAAAAGCAAAAGAAGGAAGTCGGCCGATTCCAGTCGCAGATCAAAGACTTGAACGAAGAGATCGAGTCGACCCAAGCGAAGATCGCTAAAACGGAAGAAGACCCTCAGCTGAAAAAGATGGCGGACGAACATGCCAACATCAGCACGGCCGTCCTGCAGGAAACGGCCAAGCTGCATGAGGGAGACGCCGAGAACATCGCGCTGTGGAAAGAGTTTCTGCCGTTCTGCGAAGACGAGATCAAGCGGGTCTACGAGCGGCTGAATGTGACCTTCGATCATCAACTGGGCGAAAGCTTTTATCACGATCGCCTGGCAGCGGTGGTGGAAGACTTCGAGAAACGAGGCCTGGCCAAAGAGTCGGAAGGAGCAACGTGTGTATTCCTGGACGGCTTCAAAGCTCCGATGATCATTCGCAAGCGGGACGGGGCGTTCCTTTACTCAACGACCGACCTGGCGACGATCGCGTATCGCATGGAAACGTGGAAACCCGATGCGATTCTCTACGTGGTCGACTTCCGCCAAGGGGACCACTTCGACAAGTTGTTCGCTGCTACGCGGCTGTGGGGTTATACCGATATCGAGCTGAAGCATGTCAGCTTCGGCACGGTAATGGGGGACGATGGCAAGCCGTTCAAGACTCGCAGTGGTGATACCGTTGGGCTGGAAGGTTTGCTGGACGAAGCCGTTTCGCGGGCCAATAAGATTGTTGCCGAGCAAGCGGCCAAGTCGCCGGAAGGGGAGTCGTTGAGTGCCGACGATCAGAAGGAGATCTCCGAGATCGTCGGGATTGCCTCGCTGAAGTATGGCGATCTGTCGCAGAACCGCGAGTCGGACTACAAGTTCAGCTACGACAAAATGCTGGCCCTTAACGGGAATACCTCGACGTACATGCAGTACGCTTACGCTCGCGTGCAAAGTATCTTCCGCAAAGGGGGCGTGAACATCGATGCCCTGCGAACCAGCGGCGCTCCGATCGTGCTCGAGCATCCTGCCGAACGTCAGTTGGCGGTCGCCGTACTGCGGTTCTCAGAAGCATTGGACGACGTGTTGATCGATTATCGGCCGAATTACCTGACGAGCTATTTGTTCGATCAGTTGGCGAAGTCGTACAGCAGCTTCTATGATCAGTGCAAAGTATTGGAAGCAGGCTCGGAAGAGCAAAAGAATAGCCGGCTCTTGCTTTGCGATTTGACGGCTCGGGTGATACAACAAGGCTTGGATTTGTTGGGTATTCAAACCGTCGAAAAGATGTAG
- a CDS encoding site-specific DNA-methyltransferase: MPRKGSKAASPAFEPNSVHHGHARDVLAAFPDEVIDCVVSSPPYFQQRNYDGDDQIGQETSPEEYVESLVAVFREVRRTLKETGALWLVLGDKYLDGELLGLPWQVALALRADGWKLRSDVIWHKPNAMPSSVKTRPTTDHEYIFLLVKNNQYFYDADAIREPHVTFSEKSKMKGGRNHFHRRGSTPEAGKNGGSSNLHDARWDQAFHPKGRNKRTVWSIPLSKFRDAHFAVFPETLVETCINATCPDDGVVLDPFLGSGTTALVAKRLGRSYVGVDQSAKYVEMAQARLADADCGQLSLPGLGK, translated from the coding sequence ATGCCACGGAAGGGTTCTAAAGCGGCTTCGCCGGCGTTTGAGCCGAATAGCGTTCATCATGGGCATGCCCGCGATGTTCTGGCAGCCTTTCCGGACGAAGTGATCGACTGCGTGGTGAGCAGCCCTCCCTATTTCCAGCAGCGCAACTACGACGGCGACGATCAGATCGGGCAAGAGACTTCACCGGAAGAGTACGTCGAAAGCCTGGTAGCCGTCTTTCGTGAAGTCCGCCGCACGCTCAAAGAAACTGGGGCATTGTGGCTGGTCCTGGGCGACAAGTACCTGGACGGCGAACTGCTGGGACTGCCATGGCAGGTCGCCTTAGCACTGCGAGCCGATGGCTGGAAGCTTCGTAGCGATGTCATCTGGCACAAGCCGAACGCGATGCCCAGCAGCGTGAAGACGCGGCCGACGACCGATCACGAGTACATCTTTCTGCTGGTGAAGAACAACCAGTACTTCTACGACGCCGACGCCATTCGCGAGCCGCACGTGACGTTCAGCGAGAAGAGCAAGATGAAGGGGGGCCGCAATCATTTTCACCGCCGAGGCAGCACGCCTGAGGCGGGCAAGAATGGTGGCAGCAGCAATCTTCACGATGCCCGCTGGGATCAGGCCTTTCATCCGAAGGGACGCAACAAGCGTACCGTCTGGTCGATTCCGCTTTCCAAGTTTCGCGACGCTCACTTCGCCGTCTTCCCCGAGACGTTGGTCGAAACGTGCATCAACGCAACCTGCCCGGACGACGGCGTTGTGCTCGATCCGTTTTTGGGCAGCGGCACAACGGCGCTTGTCGCCAAACGTTTAGGCCGTAGCTACGTCGGTGTCGATCAATCGGCCAAGTATGTCGAGATGGCGCAAGCCCGCCTGGCCGATGCCGACTGCGGCCAACTCAGTTTGCCGGGTCTCGGGAAGTAA
- the rsfS gene encoding ribosome silencing factor codes for MTDSDKSEASSESQERSLKLAIAAAQVIEDNKGKDICILDMRHLTPIFDYFVIGTGGSRRQLHAMSEEIDDKLEKELGDRRMGREGYDESRWILLDYGTVVCHLFDEETREYFQLEQLWADAKKLDMSDILREPGE; via the coding sequence GTGACTGATTCTGACAAATCCGAAGCTTCGAGTGAAAGCCAAGAACGCAGCCTGAAACTGGCCATCGCCGCGGCTCAGGTCATCGAAGACAACAAGGGCAAAGATATCTGCATCCTCGACATGCGGCATCTAACGCCAATCTTCGATTACTTCGTCATCGGCACCGGCGGTAGCCGTCGTCAGTTGCACGCGATGAGCGAAGAGATCGACGACAAGCTTGAAAAAGAGCTGGGCGATCGCCGTATGGGTCGCGAAGGCTACGACGAAAGCCGTTGGATCTTATTGGACTACGGTACCGTCGTGTGCCATCTGTTCGACGAAGAGACCCGCGAATATTTCCAGCTGGAACAACTGTGGGCCGACGCCAAAAAGCTGGACATGTCCGACATCCTGCGCGAACCGGGTGAATAA
- the dgt gene encoding dGTP triphosphohydrolase produces MHSFLSYSEREERLLAPYALRSKQSRGREHDEADHPYRSPFQRDRDRIIHSSAFRRLADKTQVFMNISDYHRTRLTHTIEVVTIARTIGRSLGLNEELIEALGYLHDLGHPPFGHTGEDVLKECMVDCGGFSHNAFGLVLVKNLEIRSPYYDGLNLTHEVLEGQITRVDKRQMTFLRPLLEAQTVETCDSITYDAHDADDALKLGLVKFEELMQVPLFAQSAERAYQRYGELTGRRLRKMVIRQLIDVQVTDVMETAMERIGKWKPTTPEEAEMCEPIVTVSDDLRARKTQLEQFLFHRVYRHPDIVEFRKRGQDQLRQMYDGYIRRPELVRGKCADWFEVWGLPRTVGYYIATMTDSYCQREFEAHFR; encoded by the coding sequence ATGCATAGTTTCTTGAGTTACAGCGAACGAGAAGAGCGGCTTCTCGCACCTTATGCCCTCCGGAGTAAGCAGTCGCGGGGGCGCGAGCATGACGAGGCGGACCACCCGTATCGGTCGCCGTTTCAGCGCGATCGAGATCGGATTATCCATAGCAGTGCGTTTCGCCGACTAGCCGACAAAACGCAGGTGTTCATGAACATCAGCGACTATCACCGCACGCGGCTGACGCACACCATCGAAGTGGTTACCATTGCCCGCACGATCGGGCGCAGCTTGGGACTGAATGAAGAGCTGATCGAGGCTTTGGGATATCTGCACGATCTAGGACATCCACCGTTCGGCCACACCGGGGAAGACGTTCTGAAGGAATGCATGGTCGACTGCGGTGGGTTCTCGCACAACGCGTTTGGCTTGGTGTTGGTGAAGAACCTCGAAATTCGTAGTCCGTACTACGATGGATTGAACCTGACGCACGAGGTGCTGGAGGGACAGATTACGCGGGTCGATAAGCGGCAAATGACCTTCCTGCGGCCGTTGTTGGAAGCCCAGACGGTCGAGACGTGCGACAGCATTACCTACGACGCCCACGATGCCGACGACGCATTGAAGTTGGGGCTCGTGAAGTTTGAAGAGCTTATGCAGGTTCCGTTATTTGCCCAAAGTGCCGAACGGGCCTATCAACGCTACGGCGAGTTAACTGGGCGACGGCTCCGGAAGATGGTCATTCGGCAGCTGATCGATGTTCAGGTGACCGATGTCATGGAAACCGCCATGGAGCGGATCGGCAAATGGAAGCCGACGACCCCCGAAGAAGCGGAGATGTGTGAGCCAATTGTGACCGTTAGCGACGATCTGCGAGCACGGAAAACGCAGCTCGAGCAGTTCCTCTTCCACCGCGTTTACCGCCACCCTGACATTGTGGAGTTCCGCAAACGGGGACAGGACCAATTGAGGCAGATGTACGATGGCTATATTCGTCGTCCTGAGCTCGTACGTGGGAAATGTGCCGATTGGTTCGAGGTTTGGGGGCTGCCGAGGACCGTTGGCTATTATATAGCCACCATGACCGACTCGTATTGCCAACGGGAGTTTGAGGCCCATTTTCGCTAG